One Carassius auratus strain Wakin chromosome 16, ASM336829v1, whole genome shotgun sequence genomic window carries:
- the atxn1b gene encoding ataxin-1, protein MKSNQERCNECLPPKKREILALEEKQVLVSAAVSDSQSGENLAWLASVATMASMAHIPNNAGPSQSNSAEPDSPPPSNKALTVVTEYPPTTTSAGFSFSSNSSTYKGVFSGPTMLTANPAVLSTSLPQTIGSVQYTQLPPNLQLIGPYTSYISSQIVPSTTSLTQPRRMPQEVLATTAVISQAPSLDSHNHHVISSIPNVSSSQCIQVERAPLGLAVSSPSAQLPIQIHPHSAVLAPHALALTPSQVVLHYTDGFIAKQLDSHPREMQNGTLGEISMVKHSTAKGIPSQSEGDQSHKQNHNLGLQTQAQVLLPADYSTQERTGLQTSLMLVSSSHLAANSNSELQSILGKDHSSLHLAERGGICIGKPMSRVSALTSSDSQVSPAPTISTHTLLQAHHNTPHQELSTSLYSATQLPIIGYITSTSGGPQQAVTGYQSNLPQHVVISGNPSLLIPVSATNINPTTAEPEVTRCSVIPSVANASTALPQTFINTSPPAAAASVLPNGKDITVSDRGHASCVMPSPTQIQLPVLSTGVVGSPVPLTPPTSTSPHSTPTSPSAGLPPFFMKGSIIQLADGELKRVEDLRTEDFVQSAEVSGELKIDSSTVERIECSRTPNAVIIQFSVGENKAQVCVEVLVEYPFFVFGQGWSSCCPDRTTQLLALSCAKLSVGDVCISLTLKSLKDSIQKKDNFSNSLTKHKPAKNSGPIEEKPTQMEDLKKGHRITSGVENTAGTLVETSNRRNVLTLLENGGVISQTQVNLKSEAEKTCTFSDKKAVSRKRRWSAPERGEMWMSQEDPQILPKFSFLPHQLKVSIEGCSSTGC, encoded by the exons ATGAAGTCTAACCAGGAACGTTGTAATGAATGTCTTCCGCCAAAAAAGCGGGAGATTTTAGCTCTGGAAGAGAAGCAGGTGCTGGTGTCAGCTGCTGTTAGTGACAGCCAGAGTGGAGAGAATTTGGCTTGGCTAGCCAGTGTTGCTACCATGGCTAGCATGGCCCACATCCCCAACAATGCAGGCCCATCACAGAGCAACAGTGCTGAGCCTGACAGCCCCCCACCATCAAATAAGGCTCTCACTGTGGTGACGGAATATCCTCCAACTACTACATCTGCTGGCTTTTCATTCTCTTCCAATAGCTCCACATACAAGGGAGTTTTCTCTGGGCCTACCATGCTAACAGCCAATCCTGCGGTTCTCTCCACAAGCCTTCCTCAAACCATAGGCTCCGTCCAATACACACAACTTCCCCCCAATCTCCAGCTCATAGGGCCTTATACAAGTTATATCTCTTCACAGATTGTGCCATCCACAACCAGTTTAACACAGCCACGAAGGATGCCACAAGAAGTTTTGGCCACAACAGCTGTCATCTCCCAAGCACCTAGCCTTGATTCACATAATCATCATGTGATTTCTTCTATACCAAATGTTTCCAGTAGTCAATGCATCCAGGTTGAGAGAGCACCTTTGGGTTTGGCAGTGTCCTCCCCTTCTGCCCAACTGCCCATTCAAATCCATCCACATTCAGCAGTCCTTGCCCCTCATGCCCTAGCCCTCACCCCCTCTCAAGTGGTTCTACACTACACAGATGGCTTCATTGCGAAGCAACTAGACTCACATCCCAGAGAGATGCAGAATGGTACACTAGGAGAGATTTCAATGGTCAAGCACAGTACTGCCAAAGGGATTCCTAGCCAGTCAGAAGGTGACCAAAGCCATAAGCAAAACCACAACCTGGGCCTCCAGACCCAAGCTCAGGTTCTGCTTCCAGCAGACTACAGCACTCAAGAGAGAACAGGACTGCAGACATCGCTGATGTTAGTATCCAGTAGCCACCTTGCAGCAAACAGCAACTCAGAGCTCCAAAGTATCTTGGGTAAGGACCATTCATCCTTGCACCTTGCTGAGAGAGGAGGGATCTGCATAGGCAAACCAATGTCCAGAGTGTCCGCCCTTACGTCCTCAGACAGCCAAGTTTCACCGGCCCCCACAATCTCCACGCACACACTCCTGCAGGCTCATCACAACACTCCCCATCAAGAGCTCTCCACCAGCCTTTACTCTGCTACGCAGCTCCCAATTATTGGCTACATCACCAGTACTTCTGGTGGACCCCAGCAAGCAGTAACTGGTTATCAAAGCAACCTGCCACAGCACGTGGTGATCTCAGGCAACCCCTCCTTGCTCATTCCGGTGAGTGCCACTAACATCAATCCAACTACTGCTGAGCCGGAGGTCACCCGCTGTTCTGTCATCCCCAGTGTTGCAAATGCATCAACAGCTCTGCCTCAGACCTTTATTAATACATCTCCACCTGCTGCTGCAGCTTCAGTCCTACCCAATGGTAAAGACATCACAGTCTCTGACAGAGGTCATGCCTCCTGTGTCATGCCAAGTCCAACCCAAATACAGCTGCCTGTTCTTTCAACTGGTGTAGTGGGGTCTCCAGTTCCTCTAACACCTCCAACATCCACAAGCCCTCACAGCACACCAACATCACCATCAGCAGGCCTACCACCATTCTTCATGAAGGGCTCTATTATCCAGTTGGCAGACGGCGAACTAAAGCGTGTAGAGGATCTGCGGACAGAGGACTTTGTACAAAGTGCGGAGGTGAGTGGAGAACTGAAGATTGATTCCAGCACAGTAGAGCGCATAGAGTGCAGCCGCACACCCAATGCTGTTATCATACAGTTCTCAGTGGGAGAGAACAAAGCCCAG GTCTGTGTCGAGGTTCTAGTTGAATACCCTTTCTTTGTGTTTGGTCAAGGTTGGTCGTCCTGCTGCCCTGACCGCACCACCCAGTTGCTAGCACTATCCTGTGCCAAACTCTCTGTGGGTGATGTATGTATCTCTCTAACCCTTAAAAGCCTAAAAGACAGCATTCAAAAGAAAGATAATTTTTCTAACTCTTTGACAAAACACAAACCAGCCAAAAACAGTGGGCCAATTGAGGAAAAACCAACCCAAATGGAGGATCTTAAGAAAGGACACAGAATTACATCAGGAGTGGAAAATACTGCAGGAACACTGGTTGAGACTTCtaacagaagaaatgtgttgaCCCTCTTGGAGAATGGGGGAGTAATTTCTCAGACACAGGTGAACCTCAAATCCGAGGCAGAAAAGACATGCACATTTAGTGACAAGAAAGCAGTTAGCCGCAAGAGGAGATGGTCTGCTCCAGAGAGGGGAGAAATGTGGATGTCGCAAGAGGACCCTCAGATTTTACCCAAATTTTCCTTCCTCCCACATCAGCTGAAGGTCAGCATTGAGGGCTGTTCCAGCACAGGTTGCTGA
- the fam8a1b gene encoding protein FAM8A1, whose product MEELDENARNKEKSLAKHSKTEEGENMRTQIHKPCSQGKQDTSTAVSTTEYCEQLQEWMWQYYYSYMNWQSWIAMSAFSFPPCFPTQGTNETPGATTWGADVSNGDLRHWLSSSPFGFPAAAASGQSPRAPATAAAQLPQQQQPNGNAQQPGREYSIPSPLQRFLAEMVDFFILFFIKATIILSIVHLSGLKDISKFAMHFIVEEIDEDTSMEELQKMMLVALVYRLLVCFYEIICIWGAGGATPGKFLIGLRVVTCDSSVLVQPNRVLVVPATNVTLSASTVRALNKNFSIAFFFPAFITLLFFQHNRTVYDIVAGTIVVKRNRLR is encoded by the exons ATGGAGGAATTAGACGAAAACGCTCGTAATAAGGAAAAGTCGTTGGcaaaacacagtaaaactgagGAGGGTGAAAACATGAGAACACAGATTCACAAGCCCTGTTCCCAGGGCAAGCAAGACACTTCCACCGCTGTTTCCACCACGGAGTACTGCGAACAATTACAGGAGTGGATGTGGCAGTACTACTACAGCTATATGAACTGGCAGAGCTGGATAGCGATGTCTGCGTTCTCCTTTCCACCGTGTTTCCCAACACAAGGAACAAATGAAACGCCCGGGGCTACGACATGGGGTGCAGATGTGTCTAACGGAGACCTTCGCCACTGGTTGAGCAGCAGCCCGTTTGGTTTTCCGGCTGCAGCAGCGAGCGGACAGAGTCCTCGAGCTCCGGCCACAGCAGCTGCGCAGCTGCCTCAACAACAGCAGCCGAATGGAAACGCTCAACAGCCAG GTAGGGAATATTCTATTCCCTCTCCCCTCCAACGATTCTTGGCAGAAATGGTggatttctttattctttttttcattaaagcTACGATTATCCTCAGTATTGTCCACTTGAGTGGATTGAA GGACATCTCAAAGTTTGCCATGCACTTCATTGTAGAGGAGATTGATGAGGACACATCGATGGAGGAGCTGCAGAAGATGATGCTTGTGGCTCTAGTGTACAGGTTATTAGTTTGCTTTTATGAG ATCATATGTATTTGGGGAGCTGGTGGGGCTACACCAGGGAAGTTCCTCATTGGCTTACGAGTGGTCACATGTGACAGCTCCGTCCTGGTTCAGCCGAACCGCGTCCTTGTGGTTCCAGCGACTAACGTCACACTTTCTGC GTCGACAGTGAGAGCGTTAAACAAGAACTTCTCCATCGCTTTCTTCTTTCCGGCGTTCATCACGCTTCTCTTCTTTCAGCACAACAGGACTGTGTATGACATTGTGGCCGGCACCATTGTGGTCAAGAGAAACCGGCTTAGATGA
- the mylipb gene encoding E3 ubiquitin-protein ligase MYLIP-B gives MLCHITRPDSVVLEVEVDPKANGEDILNKICRKMGIIEVDYFGLQFTGTKGELLWLNLRNRISQQVDYLSPCRLRLRVKFFVEPHLILQEQTRHLFLMHMKEELFKGSLRLDMEQAIELCALLAQAEFGDYNQNTANYCYSQIYGQDPSHDTINNICLRHKSLEGVSQASAEYQALQLVSSLNYYGVEWHSARDPEGQELLIGVGPEGLFVCKTDFTPIERIIYPVIQMATQSGRNVYVTITKDSGDSVDLLFKFISPSAANGLYRAITEIHAFYRCDTVTSSVKMQYSRDFKGHLASLFLNESIDLGKRYIFDIQRTSKEVYDRARRALFNAGMAVSGCGSPRDDCSLSPLRQTKVEREVQTCVSCRKTCVLKEKLQRLQEALTCSLCCEQEINAAFCPCGHMFCCYNCASQLQYCPVCRSDVDNVQHVFLPTCASLLGLAEAKTTTFSVSRGTAVSEDCGDKKNTCQM, from the exons ATGTTATGCCACATAACTCGTCCGGACTCGGTGGTTCTGGAAGTGGAGGTGGACCCAAAAGCAAATGGAGAGGACATTCTTAATAAG aTATGTCGGAAAATGGGAATCATCGAGGTCGATTATTTTGGACTTCAGTTCACTGGTACAAAAGGAGAGCTTTTATGGCTGAATCTCAGAAACAGGATTTCTCAACAAGTGGACTACCTGTCTCCCTGCAGACTGAGGCTGCGAGTCAAGTTTTTTGTTGAACCACATCTGATCCTGCAAGAGCAAACCAG ACATTTGTTTCTGATGCACATGAAAGAAGAGCTTTTCAAAGGAAGCTTGCGGTTGGACATGGAGCAGGCGATTGAGCTCTGTGCATTACTGGCTCAGGCAGAGTTTGGAGATTATAACCAGAACACAGCCAACTACTGCTACTCCCAGATCTACGGTCAAGACCCCAGCCATGACACCATCAACAA TATTTGTTTGAGGCATAAGTCACTGGAGGGTGTTAGTCAGGCTTCAGCAGAATATCAAGCCCTTCAGCTGGTTTCCTCCCTCAACTACTATGGTGTCGAGTGGCACTCTGCACGTGACCCTGAGGGACAGGAGCTGCTCATCGGGGTCGGACCAGAGGGCCTGTTTGTCTGCAAAACAGATTTCACCCCTATTGAAAG AATCATTTACCCAGTCATTCAAATGGCCACTCAGTCTGGAAGGAATGTGTATGTGACTATTACAAAAGACAGTGGGGACAGCGTGGATCTTCTTTTTAAGTTCATCAGTCCCAGTGCTGCCAATGGACTATATCGTGCTATCACAGAAATCCATGCCTTCTACAG GTGTGACACTGTAACAAGCTCGGTGAAGATGCAATATAGCCGTGACTTCAAGGGTCACCTGGCTTCCCTCTTCCTGAACGAAAGCATTGACCTTGGTAAAAGGTACATCTTTGACATCCAGCGCACATCCAAAGAAGTGTATGACCGTGCGCGACGAGCCCTGTTCAATGCAGGGATGGCTGTGTCTGGATGTGGGAGCCCAAGGGATGATTGCAGTCTATCTCCACTGAGACAGACAAAAGTTGAAAGGGAAGTGCAGACATGCGTCAGCTGCAGAAAAACTTGCGTTCTGAAGGAGAAGCTTCAAAGGCTACAAGAGGCCCTGACCTGCTCTCTGTGCTGCGAACAGGAGATCAATGCTGCATTCTGTCCTTGTGGACACATGTTCTGCTGCTATAACTGCGCCAGCCAACTTCAG TATTGTCCAGTGTGTCGTTCAGATGTGGACAATGTTCAGCATGTCTTTTTACCCACCTGTGCCAGTCTACTTGGGCTGGCAGAGGCAAAAACCACTACCTTCAGTGTGTCCAGAGGGACTGCCGTCTCAGAGGATTGTggcgataaaaaaaatacctGCCAGATGTAG